A stretch of the bacterium genome encodes the following:
- a CDS encoding ATP-binding protein → MDSSLSIISSLHPQPGLNVLIGPNGSGKTNIISFFEFLGTLMERSVSSAVSAAGGAGAVFSKVGAEQYADRIAATIRGNIRLRKNKFMYYEYRFAICMRDAERTIAFESQSLKVKIRTVRTTNLHSPPTLAFDLDIEQSTSESTSAVVHAFDVSKLGSHVYSRVTTARGKTIAAKEMLSAIMAHPPVHEHSLVPRLRFILDEWEGVLSDLRGGQVFNISPSQAREPEDSATDPGIKRDGSGLYATLYALSRRQVVRPRRGAIGFGPPRARAPRVSIEDVLKYLRLANESIQDLRVINDPFDNKLQVKVTIGAGGEQGAVLPLAAMSDGTVKWIALVTAILTNNSFVSIEEPENYLHPWMQAETISLMRASLDPEQFILMSTHSETILNNLVPEEVVVVSYRDGASFGRRVTNVAELMSEIQATGFGLGHYYLAGSLEDA, encoded by the coding sequence ATGGATTCAAGTCTCTCAATCATTTCCAGCCTGCATCCCCAGCCTGGCCTCAATGTTCTGATAGGACCAAACGGATCTGGGAAGACGAACATCATATCGTTCTTTGAGTTCCTCGGAACACTGATGGAGCGAAGCGTCTCTAGCGCAGTTAGTGCAGCCGGCGGTGCGGGTGCCGTGTTTTCCAAGGTCGGTGCGGAGCAATACGCCGACCGAATTGCCGCGACCATTCGTGGCAACATCAGGCTTCGCAAGAACAAGTTTATGTACTACGAGTACCGATTTGCCATTTGCATGCGCGACGCGGAACGCACGATCGCATTCGAGTCGCAGAGTTTGAAAGTAAAAATTCGCACCGTTCGGACAACGAATTTGCATTCACCACCTACGTTGGCATTTGATCTGGATATTGAGCAGTCGACATCGGAAAGTACTTCCGCTGTCGTTCATGCCTTTGATGTCTCAAAACTTGGATCTCATGTCTATTCGCGAGTAACAACCGCACGGGGGAAGACAATTGCCGCCAAGGAGATGCTCTCCGCGATAATGGCTCATCCCCCGGTGCATGAACATTCACTCGTTCCCCGCTTGCGGTTCATTTTGGATGAATGGGAGGGAGTACTCTCCGACCTTCGAGGAGGTCAGGTGTTCAATATCTCGCCGAGTCAGGCGCGCGAGCCGGAAGACAGTGCAACTGATCCTGGCATCAAGCGAGATGGGTCAGGACTGTACGCCACCCTTTACGCATTGAGTCGTCGCCAAGTGGTGCGTCCGAGACGCGGTGCGATCGGATTCGGCCCTCCGCGGGCGCGTGCGCCGAGGGTCTCCATTGAGGATGTCCTGAAGTATCTCCGACTAGCAAACGAATCGATTCAGGATCTGCGCGTAATCAATGATCCATTTGACAACAAGTTGCAGGTGAAGGTAACTATTGGTGCCGGCGGCGAGCAGGGTGCCGTATTGCCACTGGCCGCTATGTCGGACGGCACAGTCAAGTGGATAGCTTTGGTGACGGCGATCCTGACCAACAATTCGTTTGTTTCGATCGAAGAACCAGAGAACTACTTGCACCCATGGATGCAAGCAGAGACGATCTCATTAATGCGTGCATCACTGGACCCGGAACAGTTTATCCTGATGTCCACTCACAGTGAGACCATTCTCAACAATCTAGTACCCGAAGAAGTAGTGGTGGTTTCCTATCGGGACGGCGCTAGTTTCGGCCGTCGCGTGACCAATGTCGCAGAACTGATGTCGGAAATACAAGCGACAGGATTTGGACTGGGGCACTACTACCTTGCTGGGAGCCTGGAAGATGCATGA
- a CDS encoding DUF2075 domain-containing protein, translating to MNDWLTSMFSPSSSILDATLSLYGNHDVSAIAEHAAPAEEIAAATREIRALADAALSRGEKLVVFLSGAPGAGKTLVGLDLVMRGELAAEAVFVTGNAPLVEVLHKALATSYLASGRRGGSWAATGYRREDSAIVAGAATHKIVKAHRFLGSIGSRHANVDGRILVFDEAQRTYAKGRPVQGRALVDHEANLVLSAQEESFRGQGSVVVALIGHNQAINSGERGMVAWLEAADALGWTFAACDDTMNLAELDGDTRWKGHERRIRMANGHLRQSMRFYRNVEMEQWADAVLSNDAPRSGEIAQRLRAAGIEIQMTRDLESAREWARDRAVGGLRAGIIASGQARRLAAAGLFVDHKPDIASWMLAPSADLRSSNALETVQNQYQVQGLELDFTIVAWDLDLRRGLSGWQSHKIVGDGWRKDRHSGNRIERISSALDKIEAWHAAVCPRRGCQWSR from the coding sequence ATGAATGACTGGCTGACGTCGATGTTCAGTCCATCGTCTTCAATCTTGGACGCTACCCTGTCTCTGTATGGAAATCACGACGTTTCGGCGATTGCAGAACACGCGGCGCCGGCGGAGGAAATTGCCGCGGCCACAAGAGAGATCCGCGCGTTGGCGGATGCGGCCCTGTCGCGCGGTGAAAAATTGGTGGTCTTCCTGTCGGGCGCACCCGGCGCGGGGAAGACGCTCGTGGGGCTGGATTTGGTGATGCGCGGTGAACTGGCTGCTGAAGCAGTATTTGTTACGGGCAATGCCCCGCTGGTCGAGGTGCTGCACAAAGCCCTAGCCACATCGTACCTGGCTTCGGGAAGGCGCGGCGGTTCGTGGGCGGCAACAGGCTATCGGCGTGAGGATTCTGCGATTGTAGCGGGTGCCGCCACCCACAAAATCGTGAAAGCTCATCGATTCTTGGGTAGCATCGGTTCCCGCCATGCCAATGTCGACGGTCGGATACTTGTCTTCGACGAAGCTCAGCGAACCTACGCCAAGGGCCGGCCCGTACAGGGGCGCGCGCTTGTCGATCACGAGGCGAATCTAGTGTTGTCCGCGCAAGAGGAGTCGTTTCGGGGTCAGGGTTCCGTTGTTGTCGCGTTGATTGGACACAATCAGGCAATTAATAGCGGTGAGCGGGGAATGGTTGCGTGGCTTGAAGCCGCTGACGCGCTAGGTTGGACTTTCGCGGCTTGCGATGACACGATGAATTTGGCTGAACTTGATGGTGACACGCGATGGAAGGGCCACGAGAGACGAATCCGCATGGCGAATGGGCATCTGCGGCAGTCGATGCGGTTTTACCGCAATGTCGAAATGGAGCAATGGGCGGACGCCGTGCTCTCAAATGATGCTCCCAGGTCCGGCGAAATCGCTCAGCGTCTTCGTGCGGCCGGCATCGAGATTCAGATGACTCGCGACCTAGAATCGGCACGAGAGTGGGCGCGCGACAGGGCTGTTGGGGGATTGCGCGCTGGCATTATAGCGTCGGGCCAGGCGCGACGATTAGCTGCTGCCGGCCTGTTTGTCGATCACAAGCCCGACATCGCGAGCTGGATGCTTGCGCCTAGCGCGGACCTGCGATCGTCAAACGCGCTAGAAACCGTCCAGAACCAATACCAGGTGCAGGGGCTCGAACTCGATTTTACCATCGTTGCGTGGGACCTGGATCTGCGGCGTGGCTTGAGTGGCTGGCAATCTCACAAGATAGTCGGTGATGGATGGCGCAAGGACCGGCATTCTGGGAATCGCATCGAACGGATATCGAGTGCTCTTGACAAGATCGAGGCGTGGCATGCTGCTGTATGTCCCAGAAGGGGATGTCAGTGGTCGAGATGA
- a CDS encoding ParB/RepB/Spo0J family partition protein: MSNRGLDQERLEYIKGRINSQTQRVELIAWPRAEKLLYKVSLEVDWVRFYTLNHRTRAEQQQKEHSLGQPDLFSADPLGAHAQDVQMQIIASQDGFADLCADIGERGQREPAVVTAEGVLINGNRRVAALRRMLRDDHNLNCKYVQCLVLPDDANHDEILLLETELQIARDFKQEYSWINEALLIEELYEKNARSYQHVAKIMHRSTRDVQDAHDKLKQVYQLVELSQGAKQLADFKDHESAF, translated from the coding sequence ATGAGCAACCGAGGACTGGACCAAGAGCGCCTTGAATACATCAAAGGCCGCATCAATTCACAGACTCAGCGGGTCGAGTTGATCGCGTGGCCGCGTGCAGAAAAGCTATTATACAAGGTCTCACTCGAAGTGGATTGGGTGCGCTTTTACACCCTCAATCACCGCACACGCGCGGAACAGCAGCAGAAGGAGCACAGCCTTGGCCAGCCGGATCTCTTTAGCGCAGACCCCCTGGGGGCCCACGCCCAGGACGTACAAATGCAGATCATCGCGTCACAGGATGGATTCGCGGATTTGTGCGCTGACATTGGCGAGCGCGGGCAGCGCGAGCCTGCTGTTGTTACGGCAGAGGGCGTGCTAATCAATGGCAACAGGCGCGTGGCCGCACTACGGCGGATGCTCCGCGATGACCACAATCTAAACTGCAAATACGTCCAGTGTCTTGTTCTCCCCGACGACGCCAATCACGATGAGATCCTACTTCTCGAAACCGAACTCCAAATCGCTCGGGACTTCAAGCAGGAGTACTCGTGGATTAACGAGGCCCTTCTTATCGAGGAACTTTACGAGAAGAACGCTCGCAGTTATCAGCATGTGGCCAAGATCATGCACCGCAGCACGCGTGACGTCCAGGATGCACACGACAAGCTTAAACAAGTATACCAACTGGTAGAATTGAGCCAGGGTGCGAAGCAACTTGCGGATTTCAAGGATCACGAGTCTGCGTTCTGA
- a CDS encoding DNA cytosine methyltransferase, whose translation MTTKKHTRTFYEFFAGTGMARLGLKHAWACAWANDNDPRKNSIYRHNFGDAHLDTRSVDVIADAIAAHAADPKSVPLPLPLGVEMAWASFPCQDLSLAGWQRGMSAGRSGTYWPFWQIMFQLHRMGQRPRIIVLENVRGLLYGENLIGLCESLAALGMRLGALHMDARFFVPQSRPRIFIVAVDALLDISSVSSEKPTEGPWHPRSLQAAYEQLPEELKSRWVWWNIGLPPISPVKVSSIIEPHPADVTLDSQTKTRQLISLMEDRSRQKVRTAKSSTTGAIGFLYKRTRNGQQRAEVRFDGIAGCLRTPKGGSSRQTVLLRKAATCRVDYCHESKRHD comes from the coding sequence GTGACAACAAAGAAGCACACCCGCACGTTCTATGAGTTCTTTGCCGGAACCGGCATGGCTCGGCTCGGCCTCAAACATGCTTGGGCCTGTGCATGGGCGAACGACAATGACCCCAGGAAGAACAGCATCTATCGGCACAACTTTGGCGATGCCCACCTTGACACGCGAAGCGTCGATGTAATTGCAGATGCAATTGCCGCGCACGCTGCAGATCCGAAGAGCGTGCCTTTGCCTCTTCCGCTTGGAGTCGAGATGGCATGGGCTTCATTTCCATGCCAGGACCTTTCGCTGGCCGGGTGGCAGCGCGGCATGTCGGCAGGACGCAGTGGGACCTACTGGCCGTTTTGGCAGATAATGTTCCAGCTACATCGCATGGGCCAACGCCCGCGAATTATCGTTCTCGAGAATGTTCGCGGGCTATTGTACGGAGAGAACCTCATCGGCCTATGCGAATCACTCGCCGCACTCGGGATGCGCCTCGGAGCCCTGCACATGGATGCGCGCTTCTTTGTGCCGCAGAGTCGGCCACGAATCTTCATTGTTGCTGTCGACGCTCTGCTCGATATCTCCAGCGTATCCAGCGAAAAGCCCACGGAGGGACCATGGCACCCACGGTCGCTCCAAGCTGCATATGAGCAACTCCCCGAGGAACTAAAATCGCGCTGGGTATGGTGGAACATCGGACTACCGCCCATCTCTCCCGTGAAGGTAAGCTCTATCATCGAACCCCACCCTGCCGACGTCACTCTGGATTCGCAAACAAAGACAAGACAGCTAATCAGCCTAATGGAGGACAGGAGTCGACAGAAGGTGCGCACGGCAAAGTCGTCTACAACCGGGGCAATAGGCTTCCTGTACAAACGCACTCGCAATGGACAGCAGCGGGCCGAAGTGCGCTTCGACGGCATCGCCGGATGTCTCCGCACACCGAAAGGCGGATCCAGCCGGCAAACCGTCCTCTTGCGCAAAGCGGCAACCTGCAGAGTCGACTATTGTCACGAATCGAAGCGGCACGACTAA
- a CDS encoding HNH endonuclease codes for MRTSLRRDGLSGCPEGAVFRCEAAHIKWHACRGPDTVDNGFAVEPTMHKLFDAGAWTLSDDCRILVSAEFTGGDETLDRIRGLHGQPLRSPIEGAPRPSIEFVRWHRESELGGVFKVPALPL; via the coding sequence ATACGAACATCGCTGCGCCGTGACGGGCTTTCGGGCTGCCCTGAAGGGGCAGTATTTCGCTGCGAGGCCGCGCACATCAAATGGCACGCGTGCAGAGGACCGGACACGGTCGACAACGGCTTCGCCGTCGAACCAACAATGCACAAGCTGTTCGACGCCGGCGCATGGACGTTGAGCGACGATTGCCGGATCCTGGTGTCCGCGGAGTTCACCGGCGGCGATGAGACGCTCGATCGCATTCGCGGGCTGCACGGACAGCCGCTACGGTCTCCGATTGAAGGCGCACCGCGGCCATCGATTGAGTTCGTCCGCTGGCATAGGGAGTCTGAGCTGGGGGGGGTCTTTAAAGTGCCGGCGCTTCCGCTCTGA
- a CDS encoding DUF1016 family protein codes for MPRKRKSVNAEIPARTAGPSENYDLLVTGISGLLDEARGTVVRSANSVIVAAYWEIGRRIVEYEQGGRVRAEYGEDLLARLARDLEPRFGRGFSRRGLYKMRTFFSDWQKLPTLSAKFQAPVESSVTPIPFPLSWSHYVRLMSVENPAARSLYEVESIRSGWSVRQLDRQISTQFFERVSASADPDRMLENARKPAPVDPAELRHHIRDPYLLEFLDLKDEYSETDLEDAIVRHLESFLLELGAGFTFVARQKRIRIGDEWYRIDLLLYHRALRCLVVVDLKLGRFSHADAGQMNLYLNYAREHLMGPDEHEPVGLILCSAKNDAVVHYAMGGNEVVRQTACGEGPLPDSLALKPGLMARAVRCGNRRRRTHHARPPRGCAKSTCAGRARQARPFAGDLTGKHTKILGNNASVAHGRLSRPRATVPRDLEAHHEIQPDSPRLPGCTPDHVRVPADAGRTTGRCKLEGPLPHRRFRGLHDGAVRPAGRHRARPDQRKGP; via the coding sequence ATGCCCAGGAAACGAAAGTCCGTAAATGCAGAGATCCCCGCGCGAACCGCCGGTCCATCGGAGAACTACGACCTGCTGGTGACGGGCATATCCGGCCTGCTGGATGAGGCTCGGGGCACAGTTGTGCGTTCGGCAAATAGCGTCATTGTGGCTGCGTACTGGGAGATTGGTCGACGGATTGTCGAATACGAGCAAGGAGGGCGGGTTCGTGCTGAGTATGGCGAGGATCTGCTCGCACGGCTGGCGCGTGATCTGGAACCTCGATTCGGACGAGGATTCTCCAGACGCGGACTTTACAAAATGAGAACATTTTTTTCGGATTGGCAGAAATTGCCGACACTGTCGGCAAAATTTCAAGCGCCTGTCGAATCGTCAGTTACGCCAATTCCGTTCCCCCTCTCGTGGTCCCATTATGTCCGTCTGATGTCCGTCGAAAATCCCGCCGCCCGATCCCTTTACGAAGTCGAATCGATCCGCTCCGGATGGTCCGTCCGCCAGCTCGATCGCCAGATCAGCACCCAGTTCTTCGAACGAGTCTCCGCTTCCGCCGATCCGGATCGCATGCTCGAGAATGCCCGCAAACCCGCGCCGGTCGACCCCGCCGAACTGCGGCACCACATCCGCGACCCCTACCTCCTCGAGTTCCTCGACCTGAAGGACGAGTACAGCGAAACCGACCTCGAGGACGCTATCGTGCGTCATCTCGAGTCGTTCCTTCTGGAATTGGGCGCCGGCTTCACCTTCGTGGCGAGGCAGAAGCGCATCCGCATCGGCGACGAGTGGTACCGCATCGACCTGCTGCTCTACCACCGCGCCCTGCGCTGCCTAGTCGTGGTCGACCTCAAGCTCGGTCGGTTCTCGCACGCGGATGCCGGCCAGATGAACCTCTACCTCAACTACGCGCGCGAGCACCTCATGGGCCCCGACGAACACGAACCGGTGGGCCTGATTCTCTGCAGTGCCAAGAACGACGCCGTGGTCCACTACGCGATGGGCGGCAATGAGGTTGTCCGGCAAACGGCCTGCGGCGAGGGCCCCTTACCAGACAGCCTCGCTTTGAAGCCCGGACTCATGGCACGCGCGGTCAGGTGCGGCAATCGTCGTCGCCGGACGCACCACGCCAGACCGCCAAGAGGATGTGCCAAAAGCACTTGCGCCGGGCGCGCTCGTCAGGCGCGGCCGTTCGCCGGTGACCTCACTGGAAAACATACCAAAATACTCGGAAATAATGCTAGCGTGGCGCACGGTCGCCTCTCGCGCCCTCGCGCGACCGTTCCTCGAGATCTGGAGGCCCACCATGAAATCCAACCAGATTCCCCTCGCCTGCCTGGCTGCACTCCTGATCACGTTCGTGTCCCCGCCGACGCAGGCCGGACCACCGGACGCTGCAAACTCGAAGGTCCACTTCCCCATCGCCGATTCCGCGGACTACACGATGGTGCTGTACGTCCTGCCGGACGGCACAGGGCCCGGCCTGACCAACGCAAAGGTCCTTGA
- a CDS encoding S9 family peptidase, whose amino-acid sequence MAMAQDPAATTPATSTQLDKRFEALDHRLDTLEKAVDDVLWYHRVGDVAAIDKVFITGPPRAHVENPTAMGANNPLKFWAYTFVPRDLDRAKKHPLIVLPHGGVHANFTTYHTHIIRELMAQGYVVVAPEYRGSTGYGKTFYENIDYGGLEIADNNAARDFMVENFEYIDGTRVGVVGWSHGGLIALMDIFENPSEYAACFAGVPVSDLVARMGYYEDDYREEFSAAFHIGKTANEDVAEYRRRSPVNHAAKLATPLLIHTNTNDDDVNVLEVEHLIRALKAEDKEFEYEIFQDVPGGHSFDRIDTRAARETRVKIWKFLAKYLSPATPIRSLGELDRAAYRRNPNPGQAALH is encoded by the coding sequence ATGGCAATGGCGCAGGACCCCGCCGCAACCACGCCGGCCACCTCCACGCAGCTGGACAAGCGCTTCGAGGCACTCGACCACCGGCTGGATACGCTGGAGAAGGCGGTCGACGACGTCCTCTGGTACCACCGGGTGGGCGACGTCGCCGCGATCGACAAGGTCTTCATCACCGGACCGCCGCGCGCGCATGTGGAGAATCCGACCGCGATGGGCGCCAACAACCCGCTGAAGTTCTGGGCCTATACCTTCGTGCCCAGGGACCTGGACCGCGCGAAGAAGCACCCGCTCATCGTGCTGCCCCACGGCGGCGTGCACGCCAACTTCACCACGTACCACACGCACATCATCCGCGAGCTGATGGCGCAGGGCTACGTGGTGGTGGCGCCCGAGTACCGCGGCAGCACCGGCTACGGCAAGACGTTCTACGAGAATATCGACTACGGCGGCCTCGAGATCGCCGACAACAACGCCGCACGCGACTTCATGGTCGAGAACTTCGAGTACATCGACGGCACGCGGGTGGGCGTGGTCGGCTGGAGCCACGGCGGGTTGATCGCGCTGATGGATATCTTCGAGAATCCCAGCGAGTACGCGGCCTGCTTCGCCGGTGTGCCGGTCAGCGACCTGGTCGCGCGCATGGGCTACTACGAGGACGACTACCGCGAGGAATTCTCCGCTGCGTTCCACATCGGCAAGACCGCGAACGAGGACGTGGCCGAGTACCGTCGCCGTTCGCCCGTCAACCACGCGGCAAAGCTGGCAACGCCGCTGCTCATCCATACCAACACCAACGACGACGACGTGAACGTGCTGGAAGTCGAGCACCTGATCCGCGCGCTGAAGGCCGAGGACAAGGAATTCGAGTACGAGATCTTCCAGGACGTGCCGGGCGGCCACAGCTTCGACCGCATCGATACGCGGGCGGCGCGCGAGACGCGGGTGAAGATCTGGAAATTCCTGGCGAAGTACCTCTCGCCGGCGACGCCGATCCGCTCGCTGGGCGAGTTGGACCGGGCGGCGTACCGGCGGAACCCGAACCCGGGGCAGGCAGCCCTTCATTGA
- a CDS encoding VCBS repeat-containing protein, translating into MRLERPSAGSLLVLFLLLAAASAQAIPIDQWTYKLVNNQHSQTLSLGFGDVDRDGLVDIVSDQYWFHNPGGDMLGAWTRVALPVGMGAFAVTDVDGDAFADIIAQKTVGDLNLYWLEATNAGATAWSQVLIGAVPVASHPEGAQGYRLGQIESGGKPEVAISSGGGIYYFRIPANPAAGAWPRVRINAAPSDEGFALGDVDRDGQLDVAATTGNAKGVFWYRNPGDGGADWSGTQVATFTEADYPDRTELGDFNGDGRLDIVASEENGMPNNASTIWWEQPLNAFAGSWTAHPVVTQGSTNSMDVADMDQDGNVDLVLAEHYGNLRLQVWTGNGAGVLSLNVLATGIESHLGARTVDLDGDGDLDIVSIAWNTPQNIHLWRNDNGGGASPVPGTGGVPASGLIASLEAWPNPFNPAVEFAVGMSGAALLRVDIHDVAGHRVRQLHDGFAAAGVLTLRWDGDRRPGRPPAGRHVPGAGGLRGGAGGGEGVSGRGRAGSALRGSRGPAAFCRRMPALRACGITFIIVLS; encoded by the coding sequence GTGCGTCTGGAACGACCGTCCGCCGGCAGCCTGCTTGTCCTGTTCCTCCTGTTGGCCGCCGCTTCCGCCCAAGCCATTCCCATCGACCAGTGGACCTACAAGCTCGTCAACAACCAGCACTCGCAGACGCTCAGCCTCGGCTTCGGCGACGTCGATCGCGACGGACTGGTCGACATCGTCTCGGACCAGTACTGGTTCCACAATCCAGGGGGCGACATGCTGGGCGCGTGGACGCGCGTGGCGCTGCCCGTCGGCATGGGCGCCTTCGCGGTCACCGACGTCGACGGCGATGCTTTTGCCGACATCATCGCGCAGAAGACCGTCGGCGACCTGAACCTCTACTGGCTCGAGGCGACCAATGCCGGCGCTACCGCGTGGAGCCAGGTGCTCATCGGCGCGGTGCCTGTCGCCAGCCATCCCGAGGGCGCGCAGGGCTACCGCCTGGGGCAGATCGAGAGCGGGGGCAAGCCCGAGGTCGCCATCTCGAGCGGCGGCGGCATCTACTACTTCCGCATCCCGGCCAATCCCGCTGCCGGTGCGTGGCCGCGCGTGCGCATCAACGCGGCGCCGTCCGATGAGGGCTTTGCTTTGGGCGACGTCGATCGCGACGGCCAGCTCGATGTCGCCGCCACCACCGGCAACGCCAAGGGTGTCTTCTGGTACCGCAATCCCGGCGACGGCGGCGCCGACTGGTCGGGCACGCAGGTGGCCACCTTCACCGAGGCGGACTACCCCGATCGCACCGAGCTCGGCGATTTCAACGGTGACGGCCGGCTCGACATCGTCGCGAGCGAAGAGAACGGCATGCCGAACAACGCCTCGACCATCTGGTGGGAGCAGCCGCTGAACGCATTCGCCGGCAGCTGGACGGCGCACCCCGTCGTCACGCAGGGCAGCACCAACAGCATGGACGTGGCCGACATGGATCAGGACGGCAACGTCGACCTGGTGCTGGCCGAGCACTACGGCAACCTGCGGTTGCAGGTGTGGACGGGCAACGGCGCCGGCGTGCTGAGCCTGAACGTGCTCGCGACCGGCATCGAGAGCCACCTCGGCGCGCGCACCGTCGACCTTGACGGCGACGGCGACCTCGACATCGTCAGCATCGCCTGGAACACGCCGCAGAACATCCACCTGTGGCGCAACGACAACGGCGGCGGCGCCTCGCCCGTGCCGGGGACCGGCGGCGTGCCTGCCTCCGGGCTCATCGCCTCGCTCGAGGCCTGGCCCAACCCGTTCAACCCCGCCGTCGAGTTCGCCGTCGGGATGAGCGGCGCGGCGCTGCTGCGGGTCGACATCCACGACGTGGCCGGCCACCGCGTGCGGCAGCTCCACGACGGCTTCGCCGCTGCCGGCGTGCTGACATTGCGCTGGGACGGGGACCGACGACCAGGGCGCCCGCCTGCCGGGCGGCATGTACCTGGTGCGGGCGGCCTCCGGGGCGGCGCTGGTGGTGGCGAAGGTGTCTCTGGTCGGGGACGGGCGGGCAGCGCGTTAAGGGGATCCCGCGGCCCCGCTGCGTTCTGCCGCCGCATGCCGGCACTTCGTGCTTGCGGCATCACGTTTATAATTGTCCTATCATGA